DNA from Paludisphaera mucosa:
CCAGGCGGACCGCTCGCGCGTCGATCGGGGGCCCTCGCCGACGCCTGGCCATCGCCGTCGGCGGCGGGTATTTTCGAGGGGCGCGGGGCGAGGTCGTCCCGGTGTGGCTGCATTTGATTCCGAGGTCGTGGTCCATGAGCGAAGCGTCGCCGATCGTCGTCCCCCGCGGCTTCCGCGCCTCGGCCGTGAAGGCCGGCATCAAGCCCTCCGGGGGCCTGGACCTCGCCATGCTGGTCGCCGACGTCCCCTGCACCGCCGCCGGCACGTTCACCACCAACCGCGTCTGCGCGGCTCCCGTGCAATGGTGCCGGTCGACGCTCCCCTCGTCGTCGGTCCGGGCGATCGTGGTCAACGCCGGCAACGCCAACGCGGCGACGGGATATCAGGGCAACGCGAACGTCTCCCGCACGGCGGCGCTCGCGGCCGAGTTGATCGGCTGCGAGGCCACCGACGTCCTCGTGGCCTCGACGGGCGTGATCGGCCATCAGTTGCCGATGGACCGCCTTGAGACCGGGCTCCGATCGGCCGCGCCGGCGCTTTCAGCCGACCCCGAGAGCTTCCGGACCGCCGCCCAGGCGATCCTCACGACCGACACGCGCACCAAGATCGTCTCGGAGACGCGCGGGCCGTGGTCGCTGTTCGGGATGGCCAAGGGGGCGGCGATGATCGGCCCCCGGATGGCGACCATGCTGGCGTTCCTCGCGACCGACGCGAAGGTGCGGGAAGAGACTCTCCAGCGGATCCTCTCCGAGGTGGTCGACGAGAGCTTCAACTGCGTCTCGGTCGACGGCCACACCAGCACGAACGACACGGTGCTGCTGCTGGCCTCGGGCCTGGCCCCGGGCGGCGAGCTGGAAGGCCCCGCCCTCGAAGAGTTCACCGAGACGGTCCGAGCCGCCTGCCGGACGCTCGCCATGGAGATGGCCGCCGACGGCGAGGGCTCGACCCACTTCATCACGATCGACGTGGAGGGCGCGGCCGATCGCGAGGAGGCGCGGACGCTCGCGCGCGCCGTGGCCGACAGCCCGCTGGTGAAGACCGCCATCCACGGGGCCGACCCCAACTGGGGCCGGATCGTCTCGGCGGCGGGCTACGCCGGGATCCCGTTCGACGAGAACGAGCTGTCGCTCTGGCTCAACGGCGTCTGCGTCTACGAGAAGGGAACGCCGACGACCTTCGACGCCGACGCCCTCTCGGCCGACATCCGCGGCCGCCGCGACGTCACCATGCGCCTCCTCTTCGCCCGCGGCGAGGCCGCAATCCGCTTCTGGACCTGCGACCTCACCGCCGAGTACGTCCACCTCAACGCCGATTACACCACCTGATCGGGCGGGATCCGGGCGGGCGTCGCGTCATCGCATCCAGCAGCGCAACGCCCAGCCCCCATCCGCCGCCTCGGCGATGAACTTGCGGAATAGATCGGCCTCCTCGGCGACGGCCGCATACAGTGCACGCCTCACCGAGTCGAGCCTGTCGCAGGACATCTTCGACAAGGCGAAATCCATCGGAGCGTAGTCGCGTTGCGTTACGTTCGAGAGTCGAGCGGCGCATCGCCGGACGGCCTCGACCGGGATGGTCGGCGGCGGGCACATGTGACGGGACCAGTCGATGCCCGCACGGTCGTGATCGCAGGAGACCTTTCCGCTGTCCAGCAACTCCGAGACGGGTCCTTCGTCCCGCCCGACCAGTATGGCGTCGAGCTGGATCGGGCTGAAACTCGGGACGAACCGCTCGCCGGGGCCGTCCCGAAACGTCACCGGCTCGACGAGATTGAGCGACCATTCCATTCCCACGGTCGGTTCGTCTCCTCGCATTCGCGTCGGCACGTCACTTCGCGGCCGGATCCTTCGCGGGCTCGCGCTTCACGCGGGGCTGGCCGTAGAGCATGGTCGGGGCCTGGTCGGCGGGCTCGACGAGCCTGTGCTCCCTGTCGAGGTCGGGCTTC
Protein-coding regions in this window:
- the argJ gene encoding bifunctional glutamate N-acetyltransferase/amino-acid acetyltransferase ArgJ, producing the protein MSEASPIVVPRGFRASAVKAGIKPSGGLDLAMLVADVPCTAAGTFTTNRVCAAPVQWCRSTLPSSSVRAIVVNAGNANAATGYQGNANVSRTAALAAELIGCEATDVLVASTGVIGHQLPMDRLETGLRSAAPALSADPESFRTAAQAILTTDTRTKIVSETRGPWSLFGMAKGAAMIGPRMATMLAFLATDAKVREETLQRILSEVVDESFNCVSVDGHTSTNDTVLLLASGLAPGGELEGPALEEFTETVRAACRTLAMEMAADGEGSTHFITIDVEGAADREEARTLARAVADSPLVKTAIHGADPNWGRIVSAAGYAGIPFDENELSLWLNGVCVYEKGTPTTFDADALSADIRGRRDVTMRLLFARGEAAIRFWTCDLTAEYVHLNADYTT